A single genomic interval of Lathyrus oleraceus cultivar Zhongwan6 chromosome 7, CAAS_Psat_ZW6_1.0, whole genome shotgun sequence harbors:
- the LOC127103090 gene encoding uncharacterized protein LOC127103090, which produces MIHEEIEVYMEKMIAKSRTEDDHLENLRKLFARLRKSKLSLNPAKCPFGVRSGKLLGFIVSQKGIEVDSDKVRAIQDMPPPRTEKEDPIKYIFEKPVITGRSSRWQMLLTEYDIQYVTQKEIKGSIMSNYLAHLLVEGYQPLRFDFPDEDIMFIRDFTIPGHEINPKEVPEPGSRWTLMFDGAFNARGHGIGAIITSPTGFHLPFTARLCFDCTNNMAKYEACIYVMEATIDLRIKILEVYGDSALVISQLADALATLASMFKDKWKNETPAIHIDNLDELAHCRAIKADPDDKPWFYDIKTFMEKQQYPEGISIIDKKALRRLSSKFFLNGDVLYNRNYDSVLLRCVDRHKSSTIIKSIHEGYEGVHAKGPAMAKKILRHGYYWTTMEVDCYNFVRRCHKCQIYGDKIFVPPTSLNVRTYPWSFSMWGIDMIGMIKSKASNGHQFILVAIDYFRK; this is translated from the exons atgattcatgaagagatcgAGGTTTATATGGAGAAAATGATTGCCAAATCTAGAACTGAAGATGATCATTTAGAAAACCTGAGGAAGTTGTTTGCCAGGCTCCGGAAGTCCAAGTTGAGTTTGAATCCAGCAAAATGCCCTTTTGGGGTCCGATCTGGTAAGCTATTGGGTTTCATAGTCAGtcagaaaggtattgaggttgattCCGACAAAGTTCGAGCCATCCAAGATATGCCACCTCCCCGAACAGAAAAAGAA GATCCGataaagtatatatttgaaaagcctgtTATTACTGGTAGAAGTTCTCGGTGGCAAATGTTGTTAaccgaatatgatatccagtatgTGACTCAGAAAGAAATAAAGGGGAGCATTATGTCTAACTACCTTGCTCATTTACTTGTGGAAGGTTATCAACCATTAAggtttgactttccagatgaagacatcatgtttatCAGAGACTTCACTATTCCAGGCCACGAGATAAACCCCAAGGAAGTCCCCGAACCAGGATCGCGATGGACACTCATGTTCGATGGTGCTTTCAATGCTCGTGGTCATGGAATAGGTGCAATTATCACTTCTCCAACTGGTTTCCACCTTCCATTCACCGCCAGATTATGCTTTGATTGCACCAATAATATGGCAAAATACGAGGCATGTATTTACGTTATGGAGGCAACCATCGACTTAAGGATCAAGATTCTTGAggtatatggagattcagctctggtaataAGTCAG TTAGCagatgctctagctacgttggCATCTATGTTTAAAGACAAATGGAAGAATGAAACACCTGCTATCCATATTGACAACTTAGATGAACTGGCACATTGTCGAGCAATCAAGGCAGATCCTGACGATAAGCCCTGGTTCTATGACATAAAGACATTTATGGAGAAACAACAATATCCCGAGGGTATATCTATTATTGATAAGAAGGCCTTGAGAAGACTCTCTTCCAAGTTTTTCTTAAACGGTGATGTGTTATACAACCGAAATTATGATTCTGtactgctcagatgcgtggatagacacaaatCTAGTACAATCATAAAATCTATACATGAAGGCTACGAGGGTGTACATGCAAAAGGTCCTGCTATGGCCAAGAAAATCCTTCGGCATGGGTATTACTGGACGACAATGGAGGTTGACTGTTATAACTTTGTTAGAAgatgccacaaatgtcaaataTATGGTGATAAGATCTTTGTGCCACCAACTTCGTTGAACGTTCGGACATATCCATGGTCCTTTTCTATGTGGGGtatcgatatgattgggatgataaagtctaaagcttccaatggtcatcAATTCATCCTAGTTGCTATCGATTACTTCAGGAAATAG